A stretch of DNA from Aliarcobacter thereius LMG 24486:
ATATCATCAATATCATTAGCATTTTTATATAAACTAATTGCTTCTAAATGTTTATTTTTTATAAAATCTTTTTTATTATGATATTTTTGTAAAATTTTTGTAAGTAAACTAGAACTCTTTTCTTTAATTTGAAAAAAAAGTATCTCTTGATTCTTTTCATTATTAAGTTTCAGATTTTCATAAATTATTATATATCCGGCGATTATTATATTTAAAAATATTAAAATATTAAAAAATAGCATCGTTGATGATTTAGGCAACCTCATAGCAATATTTTCTCCTTTAAAAGTCTTTATTTTACACTCTTTTTACTTCAAAAATAATTTTGACATTTAATTGACATAATCCTTAGTTATAATTCTTTCGCCAAGAGATTAAGAACAAGGAAATAGTTTTAAAAACTTGTTATTTTGTTTTAAATTTTTGTTAATTTTGGGTTATGGGGAGCCAGATTATTTATCTTTGAGATCGAAAATTTAAAGAATATAACTTTATAGTTATAAAGCTCTAATAGTTAGTTTAATTGAGGCATACCTTATTCTATATTCATCTAATTTATTTAAAGAGGCTTTATGCCTCTTTTTTTATGCTATTTTATTTATAGCTTTTTGAAGTCTTTTAAACCCTTCATCTATCTCATCTTTTGAAATAGTAAGAGCAGGTAAAAATCTTAAAGTATTGTTTCCAGATTTTAAAACCATAACTCCACATTCAAATGCTGTTTTTATTAGATTTGTTAAAGTATCAGCATCTTTTACTCTTAATCCTCTCATTAATCCTAAACCAACATTTGCTATAAATATATTTTGATTATTTTCATATAAATCATTCATTTTTTCAACAAAATACTCAATAGTTTTATCAAGTTTTCCACTATTTTTCTCTTTTTCTAAAATATCTAAAACTTCTAATCCAGCACTTGTAACTAAATAGTTACCACCAAAAGTACTTCCATGGTCACCAGCACCCCAAATATCTTTTAGATTTGTCATAACAGCTCCAATAGGAACTCCTCCACCTAAACCTTTTGCTAAAGTTATAATATCAGGCTCAATTTCATATACATTTGAAGCTAGGAATTCACCTGTTCTATAAACTCCTGTTTGAACCTCATCAATTATTAATAATATTTTATTATCTTTCAAGAACTTAGCTAATTCTTGAATCTTTTCTTTAGGAAAAGGTAATATTCCACCCTCACCTTGAACTAATTCAATCATAACTGCTACTGTTTCATCATCTATTGCTTTATATACATCATCTATTGCATTAAATGAAAATCCTTCAGGATATGGAGCAAATTTACTCTGATGAAATGAGCTTTGACCAGTTGCTTTTACAGTTGTAATAGTTCTTCCATGAAA
This window harbors:
- a CDS encoding aspartate aminotransferase family protein; the protein is MKDIEKLDKEYVLHTYARNYVNFVKGENATLYDNENKDYIDFTSGIGVTSVGHGNKQVAKRIFEQVSNLTHTSNIYAIEPQALLAKKIKELSTYDVRTFFANSGAEANEGAIKIARTYGQTAFENKRYKIITLENSFHGRTITTVKATGQSSFHQSKFAPYPEGFSFNAIDDVYKAIDDETVAVMIELVQGEGGILPFPKEKIQELAKFLKDNKILLIIDEVQTGVYRTGEFLASNVYEIEPDIITLAKGLGGGVPIGAVMTNLKDIWGAGDHGSTFGGNYLVTSAGLEVLDILEKEKNSGKLDKTIEYFVEKMNDLYENNQNIFIANVGLGLMRGLRVKDADTLTNLIKTAFECGVMVLKSGNNTLRFLPALTISKDEIDEGFKRLQKAINKIA